Proteins co-encoded in one Ornithorhynchus anatinus isolate Pmale09 chromosome 14, mOrnAna1.pri.v4, whole genome shotgun sequence genomic window:
- the LRRC9 gene encoding leucine-rich repeat-containing protein 9 isoform X2, which yields MTESRTVNQEEIIKELCSCNGLSYEKIEQKGSEISKLEMFFSGYPRIVGLSLFPNLTSLTVVGQEIRKISGLEFCLFLKELWLAECLILKIEGLQNCNNLEKLYLYYNKISKIENLDTLTKLEVVWLNNNQIKEVEGLQMLKSLKDVNLAGNCISSIGQCFDPNEKIERLNLSGNEICSLKDLTNLVRLPHLVDLGLNDPLYKANPVCLLWNYATHILYHMPKLERLDTIDVSQKPIKEMADTMALKKIMYYNMRVKTIYRHLHEELEKLKERKHKLQKLPEDQIKLFTFSIRNLEQEMPELQEAGKLPSHHKDEPGKSKDPKSEAAPEETGLEHKFCEKLQHLKERLTFWSEKLDEIESIYRVEVKRKKESYSFSVPFLLTELETMGNIRFEQGTPSDAWFNSCHELVLSRFCAWDFRAYGITGVKINRIIKMHNQVLRLKFEEKFQVFLDNDFANDSENCRKMLDCLFYVFDPEIPLEEKTLLHILENGFPESGTNELSSKQEAVVLANSLSLCERPRMEFFLQQAKAGKGNPIDLEVLMHGKLIITKAFLGHSVQACEQDPISQVNYPMANSVFKPEKHFQSSATKDSCSSEEQRNCDCSLRQRTWFVFDHDLVLPEYVVEFEYTTMVKACLFSIFSNITVEATKKFSELLLPHDLKLDEEIINMEPKRKPGLKLMSLDDKTVLSTVKMNADSQIVSLNLHGNSLNRLRDLSRLTGLQKLIISFNEFTCLDDVYHLYNLEYLDVSHNHVITLEGFRGLSKLKHLDLSWNQLKKSGEEINTLQKHTPNLLNLDISHNPWQKPASLRLSVIGRLKALTHLDGQPVTEEEAANAAHFIAGTVITQATLLQHSGTQEARPRVLSIWPAAKILTEMGPCVQPSENWMSKITSLDLDGQHLFRITNLEKLEQLRWASFSNNSLSKIEGLESCSHLEELILDGNCITKLEGISKLTRLTRLSINNNHLTSVERHVFDHLLHLHYLSLENNRITSLIGLQKVHTLIELYISNNFIATNQEIYYLKGLCNLVILDMYGNLISWNQENYRLFVIFHLPELKALDGITVEQPEVDSAKDLFGGRLTSDMIAARQGHLNFSHIQELNWTASTIRTVDLIPVDQFRNVSSVNLQNNNLTSFSGLVFLPNVKVLCLNYNHIESIMPRPKSLSHLTSRQLLNQKVTSSGYGQHGPSRGSRDTGVGENLPSMMQNLEVLHLGYNGISSLTQLQLSRLRNLKSLFLQGNEISQVEGLEGLHKLQELVLDHNRIKAITDTAFAKPNSLLVLHLEENRLRQLTHLQPLMKLEKLFLGHNKIQDVAELEKLDGIVTLRELSMCGNLVIDGVAVSSEDRARAELHYSEQQSVLVGSPVMDVEVPGPGKVAPIKIKNVVLPGEFNPYLGSDYTFPHAIEDLFPNESNNNKKSKNQGIVLNNPRSFHGEIAFRQLRRGTSLSPPCVSQQNSTLRTSQIFRNLRDPEGRLPPSKLSRPNGT from the exons ATGACCGAAAGCAGGACTGTTAACCAAGAAGAAATCATTAAAGAACTG TGCTCCTGCAATGGTTTGTCCTATGAGAAGATTGAGCAAAAAGGCTCTGAAATTTCCAAACTGGAGATGTTTTTTTCAGGGTACCCTCGCATCGTAGGGCTGTCACTGTTTCCAAATTTAACAAGCCTCACTGTGGTTGGGCAAGAAATTCGGAAGATTTCAGGACTGGAGTTTTGTCTATTTTTGAAAGAGCTGTGGCTGGCCGAGTGCCTTATCCTG AAAATTGAAGGTCTCCAAAATTGTAACAATCTGGAAAAACTGTACTTATATTACAATAAGATCAGCAAAATAGAAAATCTGGACACACTGACCAAGCTGGAGGTGGTTTGGCTGAACAACAATCAGATTAAAGAAGTTGAG GGGCTGCAGATGCTGAAGAGCTTAAAAGACGTCAACCTGGCTGGGAATTGTATAAGCAGCATTG GGCAGTGCTTTGACCCCAATGAAAAAATCGAAAGACTCAACCTTTCTGGTAACGAAATATGTTCCCTCAAG gaCCTCACTAACTTGGTCAGACTTCCTCACTTGGTGGATTTGGGCCTCAACGATCCACTGTATAAGGCTAACCCAGTGTGTCTGCTGTGGAATTATGCTACCCACATCCTGTATCACATGCCTAAACTTGAGAGACTTGACACGATCGATGTCTCTCAGAAGCCCATCAAAGAGATGGCAGAT ACTATGGCCTTGAAGAAAATCATGTATTACAACATGCGTGTGAAAACCATTTACAGGCACCTGCACGAGGAACTTGAGAAACTGAAAGAACGAAAACACAAATTACAAAAATTGCCTGAAGACCAAATAAAATTATTCACCTTCAGTATCAGAAAT CTGGAGCAGGAAATGCCCGAgctgcaggaggcagggaagctgcCCAGTCATCACAAAGATGAACCTGGGAAGTCAAAGGATCCAAAGAGCGAAGCTGCCCCTGAAGAAACCGGTCTTGAACACAAATTCTGTGAAAAACTTCAACATCTGAAGGAAAGATTGACATTCTGGAGTGAAAAGCTAGACGA AATCGAAAGTATTTATCGGGTCGAagtcaagaggaagaaagaaagctaCAGTTTCTCGGTGCCATTTCTGCTGACTGAGTTGGAGACGATGGGAAATATTCGTTTTGAACAAGGCACTCCTTCGGATGCCTG GTTTAATTCTTGCCATGAATTAGTTCTGTCACGTTTCTGTGCGTGGGACTTCAGAGCATATGGCATCACAGGTGTGAAAATAAATCGCATAATTAAAATGCACAACCAAGTTCTGAGACTGAAATTTGAAGAAAAATTCCAGGTGTTTTTGGACAATGACTTCGCAAACGATTCAGA GAACTGCAGAAAGATGCTGGACTGCCTTTTTTATGTTTTCGACCCAGAGATCCCACTGGAGGAAAAAACCCTGCTCCACATCCTTGAAAATGGATTTCCGGAAAGCGGAACAAATGAG CTGTCCAGCAAACAAGAAGCCGTTGTTCTTGCCAACAGTCTGAGCCTGTGCGAACGTCCCCGAATGGAGTTCTTTCTGCAGCAAGCCAAGGCGGGCAAGGGAAACCCCATAGATCTGGAAGTGCTCATGCACG GCAAACTAATCATTACAAAGGCCTTTCTCGGACACAGCGTCCAAGCCTGCGAGCAGGATCCCATCAGTCAAGTCAATTATCCAATGGCAAATTCAGTGTTCAAGCCTGAGAAGCATTTCCAAAGTTCTGCTACCAAAG ACTCGTGTTCTTCAGAGGAACAGAGGAACTGTGACTGCAGCCTTCGCCAGCGCACGTGGTTCGTCTTTGATCACGACCTGGTCTTACCGGAATACGTGGTTGAATTCGAGTACACTACGATG GTCAAGGCGTGCTTATTTTCTATATTCAGTAATATTACTGTCGAAGCAACCAAAAAATTTTCAGAATTGCTCTTGCCCCATGATTTGAAACTTGATGAGGAAATTATCAACATGGAGCCTAAAAGGAAGCCCGGATTAAAACTCATGAGTCTGGACGACAAAACAGTTCTTTCCACGGTCAAGATGAACGCTGACAGTCAGATAGTG AGTCTGAACTTACATGGAAATAGTCTCAACAGACTGAGGGACCTCTCCAGATTGACAGGGCTTCAAAAACTCATCATCAGTTTTAACGAATTTACATGTTTAGATGATGTGTACCATCTG TACAACCTGGAATATCTGGATGTAAGCCACAACCACGTCATAACCCTGGAAGGATTTCGAGGCCTGAGCAAACTGAAGCACTTGGACTTGAGCTGGAATCAACTGAAAAAATCTGGAGAAGAAATAAATACTTTGCAAAAACACACTCCGAACCTTCTCAATCTGGACATTAGTCACAATCCGTGGCAAAAG CCAGCCTCCCTGCGGCTCAGTGTCATCGGCCGATTAAAGGCCCTGACCCATTTAGACGGACAGCCGGTTACTGAGGAAGAGGCTGCCAACGCTGCTCACTTCATTGCCGGAACCGTGATTACTCAG GCCACCCTTCTGCAACATTCTGGGACTCAGGAGGCGAGACCCCGTGTTCTTAGCATATGGCCTGCTGCTAAAATCCTAACCGAGATGGGGCCATGTGTACAGCCCAGTGAGAACTGGATGTCTAAG ATAACGTCCTTAGACCTGGATGGACAGCATCTCTTCAGGATCACTAATCTGGAGAAACTGGAGCAATTGCGGTGGGCGTCCTTTAGTAACAACAGCCTCTCTAAGATTGAGGGCCTGGAATCTTGTAGCCATTTGGAAGAACTCATATTAGATGGAAACTGCATCACGAAGCTGGAAG GCATTTCAAAACTGACCAGACTGACGCGACTCAGTATAAATAACAATCACCTCACCAGCGTGGAGAGACATGTTTTTGATCACTTGCTTCACCTTCATTACCTCTCCCTAGAGAACAACAGAATCACTTCATTGATCGGCCTGCAAAAAGTTCATACACTCATTGAACTTTACATAAGCAATAATTTTATTGCCACTAATCAGGAGATCTACTACCTGAAG GGCTTATGCAATCTGGTCATTTTGGACATGTATGGAAACCTAATTTCCTGGAATCAAGAAAACTACCGTCTCTTTGTAATCTTCCACCTCCCGGAGCTGAAGGCTTTGGATGGAATCACAGTA GAACAGCCGGAAGTGGACAGTGCAAAAGATTTGTTTGGGGGCCGACTGACTTCGGACATGATCGCTGCGAGACAAGGACATTTAAATTTCAGCCACATACAAGAGCTGAACTGGACCGCATCtaccatcag GACTGTGGATCTGATTCCGGTCGATCAGTTTAGAAACGTGAGCAGTGTGAATCTGCAGAACAACAACCTCACCTCTTTCAGCGGCTTAGTCTTCCTGCCTAACGTGAAG GTCCTATGCCTCAACTACAATCACATCGAGTCAATAATGCCCAGGCCCAAGTCCCTGAGCCACCTGACGAGCAGGCAGCTACTCAACCAGAAAGTGACCTCGAGCGGTTACGGGCAGCATGGACCTTCTCGAGGAAGCAG GGATACGGGGGTCGGTGAAAATCTGCCTTCAATGATGCAAAACTTAGAAGTTCTTCATTTAGGCTACAACGGGATTAGCAGTTTGACCCAACTGCAGCTTAGCAGGCTTAGGAATTTAAAGTCCCTCTTTCTCCAGG GAAATGAAATCAGCCAAGTTGAAGGACTTGAAGGGCTCCACAAGCTTCAGGAACTGGTCCTGGACCACAACCGCATCAAAGCAATTACTGATACTGCCTTCGCTAAACCAAACTCGCTACTGGTACTCCATCTAGAAGAAAACAGATTGCGCCAATTGACCCATTTACAGCCTTTGATGAAACTGGAGAAACTCTTCCTGGGACACAATAAAATTCAG GACGTGGCCGAACTGGAAAAACTGGATGGTATCGTGACCCTCAGAGAGCTTTCCATGTGTGGCAATCTG GTGATTGATGGAGTTGCCGTGAGTTCAGAGGACAGAGCGAGAGCAGAACTGCATTATTCAGAACAGCAA
- the LRRC9 gene encoding leucine-rich repeat-containing protein 9 isoform X1: protein MTESRTVNQEEIIKELCSCNGLSYEKIEQKGSEISKLEMFFSGYPRIVGLSLFPNLTSLTVVGQEIRKISGLEFCLFLKELWLAECLILKIEGLQNCNNLEKLYLYYNKISKIENLDTLTKLEVVWLNNNQIKEVEGLQMLKSLKDVNLAGNCISSIGQCFDPNEKIERLNLSGNEICSLKDLTNLVRLPHLVDLGLNDPLYKANPVCLLWNYATHILYHMPKLERLDTIDVSQKPIKEMADTMALKKIMYYNMRVKTIYRHLHEELEKLKERKHKLQKLPEDQIKLFTFSIRNLEQEMPELQEAGKLPSHHKDEPGKSKDPKSEAAPEETGLEHKFCEKLQHLKERLTFWSEKLDEIESIYRVEVKRKKESYSFSVPFLLTELETMGNIRFEQGTPSDAWFNSCHELVLSRFCAWDFRAYGITGVKINRIIKMHNQVLRLKFEEKFQVFLDNDFANDSENCRKMLDCLFYVFDPEIPLEEKTLLHILENGFPESGTNELSSKQEAVVLANSLSLCERPRMEFFLQQAKAGKGNPIDLEVLMHGKLIITKAFLGHSVQACEQDPISQVNYPMANSVFKPEKHFQSSATKDSCSSEEQRNCDCSLRQRTWFVFDHDLVLPEYVVEFEYTTMVKACLFSIFSNITVEATKKFSELLLPHDLKLDEEIINMEPKRKPGLKLMSLDDKTVLSTVKMNADSQIVSLNLHGNSLNRLRDLSRLTGLQKLIISFNEFTCLDDVYHLYNLEYLDVSHNHVITLEGFRGLSKLKHLDLSWNQLKKSGEEINTLQKHTPNLLNLDISHNPWQKPASLRLSVIGRLKALTHLDGQPVTEEEAANAAHFIAGTVITQATLLQHSGTQEARPRVLSIWPAAKILTEMGPCVQPSENWMSKITSLDLDGQHLFRITNLEKLEQLRWASFSNNSLSKIEGLESCSHLEELILDGNCITKLEGISKLTRLTRLSINNNHLTSVERHVFDHLLHLHYLSLENNRITSLIGLQKVHTLIELYISNNFIATNQEIYYLKGLCNLVILDMYGNLISWNQENYRLFVIFHLPELKALDGITVEQPEVDSAKDLFGGRLTSDMIAARQGHLNFSHIQELNWTASTIRTVDLIPVDQFRNVSSVNLQNNNLTSFSGLVFLPNVKVLCLNYNHIESIMPRPKSLSHLTSRQLLNQKVTSSGYGQHGPSRGSRDTGVGENLPSMMQNLEVLHLGYNGISSLTQLQLSRLRNLKSLFLQGNEISQVEGLEGLHKLQELVLDHNRIKAITDTAFAKPNSLLVLHLEENRLRQLTHLQPLMKLEKLFLGHNKIQDVAELEKLDGIVTLRELSMCGNLVSLRMFYRPVLVSRLPGLQVIDGVAVSSEDRARAELHYSEQQSVLVGSPVMDVEVPGPGKVAPIKIKNVVLPGEFNPYLGSDYTFPHAIEDLFPNESNNNKKSKNQGIVLNNPRSFHGEIAFRQLRRGTSLSPPCVSQQNSTLRTSQIFRNLRDPEGRLPPSKLSRPNGT from the exons ATGACCGAAAGCAGGACTGTTAACCAAGAAGAAATCATTAAAGAACTG TGCTCCTGCAATGGTTTGTCCTATGAGAAGATTGAGCAAAAAGGCTCTGAAATTTCCAAACTGGAGATGTTTTTTTCAGGGTACCCTCGCATCGTAGGGCTGTCACTGTTTCCAAATTTAACAAGCCTCACTGTGGTTGGGCAAGAAATTCGGAAGATTTCAGGACTGGAGTTTTGTCTATTTTTGAAAGAGCTGTGGCTGGCCGAGTGCCTTATCCTG AAAATTGAAGGTCTCCAAAATTGTAACAATCTGGAAAAACTGTACTTATATTACAATAAGATCAGCAAAATAGAAAATCTGGACACACTGACCAAGCTGGAGGTGGTTTGGCTGAACAACAATCAGATTAAAGAAGTTGAG GGGCTGCAGATGCTGAAGAGCTTAAAAGACGTCAACCTGGCTGGGAATTGTATAAGCAGCATTG GGCAGTGCTTTGACCCCAATGAAAAAATCGAAAGACTCAACCTTTCTGGTAACGAAATATGTTCCCTCAAG gaCCTCACTAACTTGGTCAGACTTCCTCACTTGGTGGATTTGGGCCTCAACGATCCACTGTATAAGGCTAACCCAGTGTGTCTGCTGTGGAATTATGCTACCCACATCCTGTATCACATGCCTAAACTTGAGAGACTTGACACGATCGATGTCTCTCAGAAGCCCATCAAAGAGATGGCAGAT ACTATGGCCTTGAAGAAAATCATGTATTACAACATGCGTGTGAAAACCATTTACAGGCACCTGCACGAGGAACTTGAGAAACTGAAAGAACGAAAACACAAATTACAAAAATTGCCTGAAGACCAAATAAAATTATTCACCTTCAGTATCAGAAAT CTGGAGCAGGAAATGCCCGAgctgcaggaggcagggaagctgcCCAGTCATCACAAAGATGAACCTGGGAAGTCAAAGGATCCAAAGAGCGAAGCTGCCCCTGAAGAAACCGGTCTTGAACACAAATTCTGTGAAAAACTTCAACATCTGAAGGAAAGATTGACATTCTGGAGTGAAAAGCTAGACGA AATCGAAAGTATTTATCGGGTCGAagtcaagaggaagaaagaaagctaCAGTTTCTCGGTGCCATTTCTGCTGACTGAGTTGGAGACGATGGGAAATATTCGTTTTGAACAAGGCACTCCTTCGGATGCCTG GTTTAATTCTTGCCATGAATTAGTTCTGTCACGTTTCTGTGCGTGGGACTTCAGAGCATATGGCATCACAGGTGTGAAAATAAATCGCATAATTAAAATGCACAACCAAGTTCTGAGACTGAAATTTGAAGAAAAATTCCAGGTGTTTTTGGACAATGACTTCGCAAACGATTCAGA GAACTGCAGAAAGATGCTGGACTGCCTTTTTTATGTTTTCGACCCAGAGATCCCACTGGAGGAAAAAACCCTGCTCCACATCCTTGAAAATGGATTTCCGGAAAGCGGAACAAATGAG CTGTCCAGCAAACAAGAAGCCGTTGTTCTTGCCAACAGTCTGAGCCTGTGCGAACGTCCCCGAATGGAGTTCTTTCTGCAGCAAGCCAAGGCGGGCAAGGGAAACCCCATAGATCTGGAAGTGCTCATGCACG GCAAACTAATCATTACAAAGGCCTTTCTCGGACACAGCGTCCAAGCCTGCGAGCAGGATCCCATCAGTCAAGTCAATTATCCAATGGCAAATTCAGTGTTCAAGCCTGAGAAGCATTTCCAAAGTTCTGCTACCAAAG ACTCGTGTTCTTCAGAGGAACAGAGGAACTGTGACTGCAGCCTTCGCCAGCGCACGTGGTTCGTCTTTGATCACGACCTGGTCTTACCGGAATACGTGGTTGAATTCGAGTACACTACGATG GTCAAGGCGTGCTTATTTTCTATATTCAGTAATATTACTGTCGAAGCAACCAAAAAATTTTCAGAATTGCTCTTGCCCCATGATTTGAAACTTGATGAGGAAATTATCAACATGGAGCCTAAAAGGAAGCCCGGATTAAAACTCATGAGTCTGGACGACAAAACAGTTCTTTCCACGGTCAAGATGAACGCTGACAGTCAGATAGTG AGTCTGAACTTACATGGAAATAGTCTCAACAGACTGAGGGACCTCTCCAGATTGACAGGGCTTCAAAAACTCATCATCAGTTTTAACGAATTTACATGTTTAGATGATGTGTACCATCTG TACAACCTGGAATATCTGGATGTAAGCCACAACCACGTCATAACCCTGGAAGGATTTCGAGGCCTGAGCAAACTGAAGCACTTGGACTTGAGCTGGAATCAACTGAAAAAATCTGGAGAAGAAATAAATACTTTGCAAAAACACACTCCGAACCTTCTCAATCTGGACATTAGTCACAATCCGTGGCAAAAG CCAGCCTCCCTGCGGCTCAGTGTCATCGGCCGATTAAAGGCCCTGACCCATTTAGACGGACAGCCGGTTACTGAGGAAGAGGCTGCCAACGCTGCTCACTTCATTGCCGGAACCGTGATTACTCAG GCCACCCTTCTGCAACATTCTGGGACTCAGGAGGCGAGACCCCGTGTTCTTAGCATATGGCCTGCTGCTAAAATCCTAACCGAGATGGGGCCATGTGTACAGCCCAGTGAGAACTGGATGTCTAAG ATAACGTCCTTAGACCTGGATGGACAGCATCTCTTCAGGATCACTAATCTGGAGAAACTGGAGCAATTGCGGTGGGCGTCCTTTAGTAACAACAGCCTCTCTAAGATTGAGGGCCTGGAATCTTGTAGCCATTTGGAAGAACTCATATTAGATGGAAACTGCATCACGAAGCTGGAAG GCATTTCAAAACTGACCAGACTGACGCGACTCAGTATAAATAACAATCACCTCACCAGCGTGGAGAGACATGTTTTTGATCACTTGCTTCACCTTCATTACCTCTCCCTAGAGAACAACAGAATCACTTCATTGATCGGCCTGCAAAAAGTTCATACACTCATTGAACTTTACATAAGCAATAATTTTATTGCCACTAATCAGGAGATCTACTACCTGAAG GGCTTATGCAATCTGGTCATTTTGGACATGTATGGAAACCTAATTTCCTGGAATCAAGAAAACTACCGTCTCTTTGTAATCTTCCACCTCCCGGAGCTGAAGGCTTTGGATGGAATCACAGTA GAACAGCCGGAAGTGGACAGTGCAAAAGATTTGTTTGGGGGCCGACTGACTTCGGACATGATCGCTGCGAGACAAGGACATTTAAATTTCAGCCACATACAAGAGCTGAACTGGACCGCATCtaccatcag GACTGTGGATCTGATTCCGGTCGATCAGTTTAGAAACGTGAGCAGTGTGAATCTGCAGAACAACAACCTCACCTCTTTCAGCGGCTTAGTCTTCCTGCCTAACGTGAAG GTCCTATGCCTCAACTACAATCACATCGAGTCAATAATGCCCAGGCCCAAGTCCCTGAGCCACCTGACGAGCAGGCAGCTACTCAACCAGAAAGTGACCTCGAGCGGTTACGGGCAGCATGGACCTTCTCGAGGAAGCAG GGATACGGGGGTCGGTGAAAATCTGCCTTCAATGATGCAAAACTTAGAAGTTCTTCATTTAGGCTACAACGGGATTAGCAGTTTGACCCAACTGCAGCTTAGCAGGCTTAGGAATTTAAAGTCCCTCTTTCTCCAGG GAAATGAAATCAGCCAAGTTGAAGGACTTGAAGGGCTCCACAAGCTTCAGGAACTGGTCCTGGACCACAACCGCATCAAAGCAATTACTGATACTGCCTTCGCTAAACCAAACTCGCTACTGGTACTCCATCTAGAAGAAAACAGATTGCGCCAATTGACCCATTTACAGCCTTTGATGAAACTGGAGAAACTCTTCCTGGGACACAATAAAATTCAG GACGTGGCCGAACTGGAAAAACTGGATGGTATCGTGACCCTCAGAGAGCTTTCCATGTGTGGCAATCTG GTTTCACTCAGAATGTTCTATCGCCCCGTGCTGGTATCACGGTTGCCTGGCTTACAGGTGATTGATGGAGTTGCCGTGAGTTCAGAGGACAGAGCGAGAGCAGAACTGCATTATTCAGAACAGCAA